Part of the Drosophila kikkawai strain 14028-0561.14 chromosome 3L, DkikHiC1v2, whole genome shotgun sequence genome is shown below.
TCCATGGTGAGGAACCCTGTCATCTGGCACTCGCTGACCTGAACCAGGCCATCCAGTTGCTGAAGCACTCCATGCAGGGTCAGCAACGTGGTGCTCTGCGCTCGCAGGCCATACATGGCGCGATCAAACTGCTTCCTGGAGTAAATGATACGAAAAGCTCCTCCAGCGCACAAAGGACAACAGGCGCCTGGGGGAACTATCAGCCGACAGTGCTTGGACACGGGAGCTGGACACACCACAGTTCGGCAGCGTCTGCCCATGTCGCTGGCCAGCAAACCGACCTCTCGACACCTTCCCACATAGTCAACCATCACGTATTCCGCGCGGGCAGCAAAGCTGCTCTTGTAGGTAACTCCATTGATGCCGCAAACTGGTGATGCTGAGGCAGCCGTCCTGCTGGATTGACAGGCAGACCAATAGGCTACCTGAGCCTGGGGATTAACTCGCAGCATGGCACAGGCATTCGGATAGGTGCGTCCTTGGGTGTCGCACACCTCACCCTGGTGGAAGGAGGAGCAGTTCGAGGCGGTGGCGTTGACTGTAAGGGAAAGAAATCTGTATAAACTCAGAATCCACAAAGTAAACTCCCCAACTTACCACACACATACTGCAAGCAAGGCCTCTGCATGCTGGCCAGGCACACCTTCCTCTTGTCCAGGCACTGAGTTCCCTGGGGACAACTATTTGGACCTGCTGCCTGGCAGGCATTCCGGGCATTGCAGGCCCCATAGACATAGTCCCCCTCCGGCATATGGCACTTGGCCACGCAGGCCGAGGGATAAGTATTCCCATTAGAGCCACAAACGGGAACATAGTGAGCAGGACAATTACACGGGAGACTGGTGTAACTGGAGTCTGCGAATCCCGGCAGGCGACACTGCTGCTTGGTGCAGGTGATCTCGCCGGCAAAGCAACTGCAAAGATTACATTCCAGGTAAAAGGAGGAGCCATGGCGATAGCTTCTGCCTCCTGGCAGGGTGCAATGGGCGTGACTGTAACTCGGTAGAGGTTGACACTGCTCCAGGCGACCTTGTAATCCGCAAGAGCAGACTATGTGCTCGGCCAGCGGCAACTGACCCACCTCTATTTTCTTGTGGTTACTCTTTCCCAGCCGCACATACGAGCCGAAGGGCACAAAGAACTTTGAATCCTGTCCCAGGTTACAGCCTGGTATGCAGGAATATCCTTGGTTTCCGCCCCGCTGCAGGATGCACACCTCGCTGCCGTTGCAGGGTTTCTTGGAGCATGGCGAGGTGATGCCCTGGGATTCCTCGGCAGTGGAATCCCCCGGCTTTAGGTAACCCTCCAGGGAAATACACGGCAATGGGTCATCTTCATCCTTTTCCTTCAGCCTTGAGCAGATATCCTTGGGTCTCTGATGCTGTCGCGTCCAGTCTAGGCACTCCTCCAGGAGCTCATGGCAATCCTCGCTGCAGATGCCATTGAAGAGATCCACACGAGTGCAGGGCCTGAGTTGGAGGGCACACACCAGAGCCTGCCACTTTTCCGGGGCACAGCGACTGGTGTTTTTGATGAAGAGCTCTTGTCCAAGGACCCTCACAGTTCCTCGCTGCTGTAATAGCTGCAGATCCTCTCGAGCCGCCGCATCGTGCTCAGGCGTGCAACTCCGGAAGAGTTCCGTCGGTCGGTTGTTGAAGTTGGAGCAGAAACTGAGACCCTGGCACCCCAATTCACATGGGGCATCCACACTGTCAATGCAGCGACGCAGGTTCCTCTCCCCTGGCTGATCCATGCACTCGTTCTCAAAGCTGGACCTTGCCTCCCACCAGTTGCTGGTGAAGATCTGGTTGCACAGACGCCGGCACTTGTGGCTGCTGGCCTGCTCGCAGCACTGCCTCTTAGCTGCATCCATTCCTAAATGATTGGGTTCACCCAGAGCTCCTCCCTTGCCTCCTAGGCGGGTGTGGGAGGGGGAACCCCCTGCTCCTCCAGATCCGCCTGGTACATACAGTTTCCCTGTGACCGTTAGAAAGCACTGCCAGAAGGGAAGTTGGGGGAGAGGAGAACCACATCCCGCCGCCTCTAGACGCGAGAAGATCACCTCACTTCGCTCCATCCTCGTGGCGTTCTGGCGAAGAAGATTGCGGCAGGTGTGCCGGCAGTGCTCCTTGTTGCTGTACTCACAGCAGGGTATATCTGTGAAAGGAGTTTGGGAATTACTTCATGATCAACAGTTTCATATTTCCGAGGAAACTTACACTGCTCAGCATTAGCCAGCGGAGTCATGTCCGTGTGGTTGTGGATGCACTGCACCACATCCAAGTTGCGCTCTCCACAGGCTCCATTTATGTCCACATGATCCTGGTTGTCATTCGAGGGCTCAAAAACAGCCCGACAGGcctggaaatatttatttcattttatttaaatttatttctttagttaagatttatttttcatttaatttcccaCCTCAAGACACTCGGAAGTGCGCGCCTGACCGCAGCACTGATCCGCCGCCTCCTGGCGCTCCAGGCAGTCGTACAGCGTCTGCTCATCGCTACGCCGGCAGGTGTGCACAGGTGAGCGGCTGGAGGAGGCGCAGGCATTACGACAATGTGGCAGAACCCCAAATTGGCAGCAACGCCTGCCCGACCAGTCAGCACCACGGGACACCGCTGTAGGATGAGAATTAAATTGAGTAAAAGGAGTGGAAGAGTAGAGGTAGTGGCACTCACCATCGAGGGTCTGGTTAACGCAGGTCCAGAACTCCACCTGGTGGAGTTGACAATATTTGCGCAGTTCCTCGCGACTATCCCCAGTGCCGCCAGTGGCATATTCAACCAGAGataactggaaaaaatatgcataaattGCCATAGACAACAAGTTATTAATCGCAATCAGACTTAATCATCGGCAAAGCGATTAACCCGCTCCTGACCCGCAACCTGTTGGGGTCTCAAGTGCTCTCAGAGGTCTGCAGTATTTCAATTTGAACACTTGAAAAAATGTCAGTAgagaaaatgcattttaatgaAATCCTAGGAAattattcattatattttgtatagaCTTCAATCTTCTTGCtaagttttaataattatgttcagttaacatttttaaatatttttaaacattttgttgTACTTTAACCCATTTTCTCGTGAATGCCTGGGGTTAAACTGAGGGTCGAGAGTCTCAGGTTTGCAGTTTTGCTCTAAAAACATGCAGGTTGCATTTTTGTGCTgatttcttttccttttcttaaattttttgggGTATTATGTTACATTTCTGAATGCTGTTCTGCTCCTGACACCAtcataaataacattttacaGCCTTTTCTCTCTATCTCACTCTATCTCTCTGTCTGTCTCACACTCTCTATCGATAAAGAACCGGCCCAGGAAACTTCAATAACAAATTTCCAGGCTCATTCCCATTTCAAGTCTGAGGCGGGCATATCTGCCACAGTAATCTGAGTAAAGCGATGTCTATCCCAGATACTTCGTGTGCTTGTCGTCCTCAGAAACTTGTCTGGATCTTGAGCCTGGTGGCATTgccataaatacaaattaacatAAACATCGGGGCGTGGATAGAAAGGGGTTTTaggtaaaattttaaaaataagaaccTTTAAATTCAGGAAAACAAATTAGGAAATTAGTAGAATTTAAAAGGTTATAttgttctatttttaaaaggtttcaCAAGATTCCTAAgggtgaaaatatataataaccATGTCCCTCTACCCTGGCATACCTTAATTTCCCTTTCAACGCTGTTAATATCACCATTTATATGGGGTAATTGTAGTTGTCCGATTTAATTACATGTCTATATGGTAGTTCCTCCCTCTGAGTTTAAACCAAATTGCATGTTACCCTTTTACAGCTACGCCCCTGGTGGGTACGCACTTCTGTGGCATGTGTGTTCCTGGCTGAAATCCCCTCCTCGAGCTCAAAGCTCTCAGATCTCGGCTCTCGGCGTGTCTGTTGCAGTTTTGTTAATGAAGTGTCCGTGGCCATGTCACGCACTCCCACACACAACATAGTGGATAAATACAGGGCATCCCACCGGAATCCCGAGGACAACCTGCCCACCTAGGCACCGGGAATACCACCATCAAGATTACGGACCCTGCTGCAATTATCAGGCCTCCAGCCACAAAAGActattttgttaataataaaatgagcGTAAATTTTCACTTATCTCGGCGAGATCGTCGTCGTACGTCTCGGGTTCGACTTTTCACACATTCAAGGAATAATTTTAGAGTGGGGGAGAGGAGTCAGGTATTAAAGGAGGGGGTCTCATATTTCTGATATTTCTACCATTTCTACGACACCCACTTGTAAAAAGCAATTCAAAAGTGGATTTAGGGGGAACGCCCATGGGAACCCAACCGGTCTCAGTCTTTCTGGGCATTATCCTGTTTGTCAGTTTCAATTTGGCCAAAAGATTTAATGCCTTCATTTGCATTTCTAAATGAAAAAATTGGCAAATCCCCCAGCCCACTTTCGGCTGAGAAAACTAATTGGTTTTGGGGGGAAAATTGTTATGATTACAAAGTTAAATGATGTCAGTGATTTGATTGCCGGCATTGCCTCTAACTAAAACGGGGGCTAGGAGCTGAGACCAGAGCCGACCAGGCTACCAACtagacatacacacacaaccaACACACACTAGACACTCACTCTTCATAGACAACAAATTGATTTTCAGCCGGCTTGGGTTTTATGAATGACTTTGAGTGGCAAACTGGTTGGTCTGGCTCTTTATgagcactgggaaaaaatgttaaaatgtttccctttaataaaaaatgtaaacagaaccctcttaaaaattttttagtactatttttaaaaatattttaagtatataTTCATAGTTTCCTAAAGCATAATTTGGCTCCCTTCAatgaaaagttaaaaaaacccatcttaaacattttttatcactatgaaactattttaaataatattttaaatatatatttatagtttccAACTCTTcgacttacatacatatttttttcctcTCAACTTTGTTtgataatttcttaattactAGTTATTAATtcttatgcaaaaaaaaactatggcAACAATGTGGTGGTTTTCTTCACTGCATTAGACTGTGCCTTTGGCCTGAGTTTGGCTTTTGAGCCGCAATTACTTGTTGACCAGTTTATGCTAATTAACAATGCAATTTGTACGGATTTTTCTCTCCTTTTGGGCACAAGGCTCTAGCTCAACGGATGTGGGGATATAAACACATTTAAAGTTCCACCGAAAAAACCTGTCATAATAATTCTCAATGGCTTTTCTTCGTGTGACAGTCCGTCGGATCAACGCTTATTGAATTCTAAATGCATATTACTTAGTATGCACCACCGATCGCACCATTCATAACGAGGCAAAAGGAAGAACCACGAGCACATTAAAATACCAGGAAATGCATCACTCTGGCTCGATCGGTAGTTTTCCACCTTATCGGCTTGTCCAATCTGTATCTGATCTGCTGTCCGAGGTGTTCATACTGCCCCGTAGATGGCTGGCTAGCTATGCCCCTGGCTGgcgtttaatatttatgacaGACACACATCATTTCCCTTCGAGTTGGCTTTGTACTCCGGCTTAGGCGCCTCGCAGCACCACCGTATAGGGTAAAAATAGTTATGAAcgtaaatattttgatatatatttttataaaaaaaaggcttaaggaaatttataaaaattatgtgagataaaaattgtatatactttgatttatttaatgttttatagGTTTACATAACACTTTTTGAAATGGTATGCAAGTTGCTtggatttttttattattattatttcaataatttcttaaaatcttCAACCATTGAaggaaaaaaagtaaaaatatttatatttatatattgatattgaaATTCTaagatattttcgatatatatTGAATCATACCACTTCCTTTTATCGATTTTCCCGATATACCTtcctataataatattattatttatcattctatattctttaaatataattatccAAAAAATATTCCCAATTTTCTAACATAAATCTCcgtttttgtatatttttcacttAATAAACTTGATAATTTAATGTCTTGTAATAAAACTTATGCCTCGAGCTGTAGATACCACCCGTTGCATCCACTGAAGCTGCACAATTCTTACGCATTTTTTGATATACGAGCAAATGCAAAGACGGACTTAAAGTTAAACCCCCTCTGTAACCGATCGTCATACTTACATTTTCGCATGCTGTGCGACATGAGCCGAAGACCTGATTGCAACATGTGAAGATATCTGCAAGAGAcgcaaaacaaacagaaaatgaGCATGTTTCGAGATTGAGGAAAACAACAAGTAAGTGAGCAAGAGTGCATCGTATCAGGGTTTAATGGCTTGGCTCACGCATTTTGACACCACtcagtaaattaaaatttaaataaatgccacgGCGGAGGATCGTTAAAGGAGCAGCGCGATCAAGATCGCCACATGTGGGTCTGCAGATGCACTTCCTCTGGGCACAAATCACGATGCTCCTATAGAGGGGCGGGGATTCGGTTTTCGCACTAATTAGGTGGCAGGGTATCCGGCTTATCTACAAGTTTGCCTGGTGACTGATTACTTATTAAGCACTTATTGCttgtttttctcttattttttcctcCCCTCATTGCTTTGGTTCATTTGGAAGATTGCTCATTGGGTGTTGGACTTTTCTGGCGAAAAGAAATGGGGAGATCTTGTGGTGGGATGCGGTCGGAGATGACAGCGTGATACGATGGATGAGTAAAGGGAAGATACTTAAAggaatatctatatatttagaGGATAGTAATATATATGAAGATATGTACATACaaggaaattataaatatttcttacaagttaaagcctttaaaaatatattttatatttaataaatgctACCTAACACCAGGTATACCTGGTAATTGACATCATTCTGATTGCATTCCAGATTGAACAAGTAGATAAGCCACCAAGTCCTAGCGAGATGCATATGAATGAGTTTTTAGCTCGAAGAGATTGGTTAATCGTGGCTCGaataatgtaattaattttatacaaaGATCTCCTATAATCCCTTCTTCACCATCTCTAGCTGGAAGCGCTTCCCATGTCTGACATGTGCGACACATGTCCCCGATTCTCCGTGCTCCAATCTCCGGATCTCCCGGATCCGGGACGTGTGACAGGGCGCTGGTGGGGCCTGGGGGTTCAAAGAGTTTCGTTTGAGTGCGTGAAAAATTTGAGTTTTTGTCACTTGCGAATGGAATTGGGGGGCTACTGAACTTCACAGAAGATCAAAAGCAGTGCCCATTAATTAAGTGTGCAATTGCCAACGGAGGATCCGGCTAAGATCTCCCCCTTTTCTACTACCACGTATTTTTGGCccagccattttcatttcggCCAAGCGTCTCCGTATAGTTTggttctttcttttttaatttttcgtgtttttttttctctcggGTTGAGTGACTAATTTTAGCGGAAATTTACTTTGAAGTCCACCGAAATAAATGTTGGCCGCGGCCTATGAACATTGATTTTGGGGAATATATGGATTCAGATATGCAAATGCGAATGCGAAATGTGTGACAAATGGCTTggaaaatgccattttgattTGCCGGGCGTTGTGTTTTCATTCAACCCCATTCGATTTTATTCTAATTCTGATTCAGTTTTTTTCAGTtgccatttatttataaaactgttAATGTTTTCATTTGTGCTTGCTACTCTCCGGCATAGTGTGCCGTTGAgtgctatttttattatcttagTTTCAGTTTTAGTTGCAAAGTTGCGCAGTCTTTGGCggtttctttctttatttgtttttttttttactgtggCCAATGATCTAAGTTGGCTGTCAACGTAcgagaaataatattttgaaattattaggattacttttaaatgctttaaaat
Proteins encoded:
- the Reck gene encoding reversion-inducing cysteine-rich protein with Kazal motifs translates to MLPIGWAILLLLLPFGVVSAVRQLEENQSTKNDHLHSTERQVRRRTNKSNASVDHQRHLAGGGGGARKNSRRPTEASSVSLDSDDYDWLEADTSEVIDSSETAALGTVKSSGESPDIFTCCNQVFGSCRTACENLSLVEYATGGTGDSREELRKYCQLHQVEFWTCVNQTLDAVSRGADWSGRRCCQFGVLPHCRNACASSSRSPVHTCRRSDEQTLYDCLERQEAADQCCGQARTSECLEACRAVFEPSNDNQDHVDINGACGERNLDVVQCIHNHTDMTPLANAEQYIPCCEYSNKEHCRHTCRNLLRQNATRMERSEVIFSRLEAAGCGSPLPQLPFWQCFLTVTGKLYVPGGSGGAGGSPSHTRLGGKGGALGEPNHLGMDAAKRQCCEQASSHKCRRLCNQIFTSNWWEARSSFENECMDQPGERNLRRCIDSVDAPCELGCQGLSFCSNFNNRPTELFRSCTPEHDAAAREDLQLLQQRGTVRVLGQELFIKNTSRCAPEKWQALVCALQLRPCTRVDLFNGICSEDCHELLEECLDWTRQHQRPKDICSRLKEKDEDDPLPCISLEGYLKPGDSTAEESQGITSPCSKKPCNGSEVCILQRGGNQGYSCIPGCNLGQDSKFFVPFGSYVRLGKSNHKKIEVGQLPLAEHIVCSCGLQGRLEQCQPLPSYSHAHCTLPGGRSYRHGSSFYLECNLCSCFAGEITCTKQQCRLPGFADSSYTSLPCNCPAHYVPVCGSNGNTYPSACVAKCHMPEGDYVYGACNARNACQAAGPNSCPQGTQCLDKRKVCLASMQRPCLQYVCVNATASNCSSFHQGEVCDTQGRTYPNACAMLRVNPQAQVAYWSACQSSRTAASASPVCGINGVTYKSSFAARAEYVMVDYVGRCREVGLLASDMGRRCRTVVCPAPVSKHCRLIVPPGACCPLCAGGAFRIIYSRKQFDRAMYGLRAQSTTLLTLHGVLQQLDGLVQVSECQMTGFLTMEVGIFVALVPASSVKRPSRLQLEACAREAEKISSLINAQSPRITTNLALSCLTVSHLLEPTPNGATASSGYHTTWLVLPLLLLAFRLILA